cctttctcgttcgttcaaaaggtttggaaaaatccaaaataacaccaatatgtggattggtcttatttttcatatttgtttatatgcataaaaaaaatctctccaaacgcaatttgttgcaaacaaatcggatgagcataagagcaaaaaatggcattttattttgtagttttaaaattagtattttcgccatatcttttgacccaattgtacgatccggccaagtttgtataggaaacaatgggacaagattctgcgtcgaatgcaatctattgcgagcgacctgagaagcacacatattgcacatcaatcacagtaacttatatatgaccggattcagtcacaatatggttactgcaaccagatttgttgaacttgggatagatgaagtctaagtgctaaaaaagtgagctagacttttttgaactctttttcacaataaatagtaattttaccataacttctaagcccatagtccgatctgtccaattttcaataagaaacaatgagacattctgcgtcgagtgcagtttaatgcgagcaaatcggttgaggaaaagtgccctaaaaatgagtgcattttttagcgatttttccataaaacaatggtacaattttcgatcccatagtccgatatggccaatttccaataaaaagcaacgggacaggattctgcgttgaacgCAACtttttgtgagcaaatcggttggggataagtgcccgaaaaatgagtgacattttttacgcgattttttcgtatgaatttgtattttggccataacttttgatcccatagtccgatctggccaatttcaaataggaaatgatgggacaggattctgcgtcgaatgcaacttgttgcgagcaaatcggttaaggataaatggccgaaaaatgagtgacattttttacgcgattttttcgtataaatttgtattttggccataactttcgatcccatagtccgatctggccaatttcaaataggaaacaatgggacaggattctgcgttgaatgcaaattgttgcgagcaaatcggttgaggataagtggcCGAAAagttagtgacattttttacgcgattttttcgtatgaatttgtattttggccataactttcgattccatagtccaatctggccaatttcaaataggaaacaatgggacaggattctgcgtcgaatgcaacttgttgcgagcaaatcggttgagcataagtgcccgaaaaatgagtgacattttttacgcgattttttcgtataaatttgtattttggccataactttcgatcccatagtccgatctggccaattgcaaataggaaacaatgggacaggattctgcgttgaatgcaacttgttgcgagcaaatcggttgaggataagtgcccgaaaaatgagtgacattttttacgcgattttttcgtatgaatttgtattttggccataactctcgatcccatagtccgatctggccaatttcaaataggaaacaatgggacaggattctgcgtcgaatgcaacttgttgcgagcaaatcggctgaggttaagtacccgaaaaatgagtgacattttttacgcgattttcttgtatgaatttgtattttggccataacttttgatcccatagtccgatctggccaatttcaaataggaaacaatgggacaggattctgcgtcgaatgcaacttgttgcgagcaaatcggttgaggataagtacccgaaaaatgagtgacattttttacgcgatttttccgtatgaatttgtattttggccataacttccgatcccatagtccgatctggccaattgcaaatagaaaacaatgggacaggattctgcgtcgaatgcaacttgttgcgagcaaatcggttgaggataagtgcccgaaaaatgagtgacattttttacgcgattttcttgtatgaatttgtattttggctataacttttgatcccatagtccgatctggccaatttcaaataggaaacaatgggacaggattctgcgttgaatgcaacttgttgcgagcaaatcggttaaggatgtgtgcccgaaaaatgagtgacattttttgagtagttttgcgcacacacacacacacacacacacacacacacacacacacacacacacacacacacacacacacacacacacacacacaattcgtcgaactgagtcgattggtatataacactatgggtctccgggccttctataaaaagtttgtttttggagcgatcatatagcctttaccgtatacttagtatacgagaaaggcaaaaaggcaaaaaaaataaactttggccatatctatttaataccgatctgtttaattttcaatacgaaacaatggaacaagattctgcgtcgaatgcaacttgttgcaggcaaatcggctaaacgtaagtgcctaaaaaatgagtgagaattccacAAATGggacaatgggacaggattctgcgttgaatgcaaatagttgcgagcaaatcggttgaggagtGGCCGAAAagttagtgacattttttacgcgattttttcgtatgaatttgtattttggccataactttcgattccatagtccaatctggccaatttcaaataggaaacaatgggacagaattctgcgtcgaatgcaacttgttgcgagcaaatcggttgaggataagtacccgaaaaataagtgacattttttacgcgatttttccgtatgaatttgtattttggccataacttccgatcccatagtccgatctggccaattgcaaataggaaacaatcggacaggattctacgtcgaatgcaacttgttacaagtaaatcggttgaggataagtgcccgaaaaatgagtgacatttttcacgcgattttttcgtataaatttgtattttggccataactttcgattccatagtccgatctggccaattgcaaataggaaacaatgggacaggattctgcgtcgaatgcaacttgttgcgagcaaatcgcttgagcataagtgcccgaaaaatgagtgacattttttacgcgattttcttgtatgaatttgtattttggccataacttttgatcccatagtccgattcgcccaatttcaaataaaaaacaatgggacaggattctgcgtcgaatgcaacttgttgcgagcaaatcggttgaggataagtacccgaaaaataagtgacattttttacgcgattttttcgtattaatttgtattttggccataactttcgatctcatagtccgatctggccaatttcaaataggaaacaatcggacaggattctacgtcgaatgcattttgttgcaggcaaatcggctaaaagtaagtgcctaaaaaatgagtgagaatttttcttgtcagcaaatgtattttggccattacttcgaatcccatagttcgattcgaccaattttcaatacgaaacaatgggacaggatttcgcgtcgaacgaaacttgttgcgagcaaaacggttggataagtgcctgaaaaatgagtgagaattttgtacgtgtttatcatgtgaaaaattggattttggccataacttcgaaacccatagtccgatctgtccaattttcaatacgaaacaatgggacatgattctgcgttgaatgaaacttgttgcgagtaaatcagctaagagtaagtgtttaaaaagtgagtgagaatttttgttgtaaaaaaatatattttggccataactccgaagcccatagtccgattcggccaattttcaatacgaaacaatgggacaagattccgcgtcgaatgcaacttgttgcgagcaaatcggttaatgataagtgcctgaaaaatgagttagatttttttgcgcacatgcacatacacacacacacagacatcacttcaattcgtcgagctgagtcgatcggtatataacactatgggtctccgggactcctataaaaagttcgtttttgaagcgaacatatagcctttacgtatactttgtatacgagaaaggcaaaaatgagttgagatttcctttgATGCAATATAACACATGAACGGATGGGCTGATTTCTTCACCAATCGATTCGTGTTGGGATCAGCTACATATCTACAAAAAGTTTGCAAGTTTGACggggaaaattgtcaaaatacaatattagggCCAGTTGTGAGAAAACCCAAAGCGATCgaacaaaaaaatatctagAGTGCAGTACTGCAATGAACTCAAATATTGACAGTTAGAACGCAAAACAATACAACCCCGAGCAAGATCGGGTACGTCCAActagtctatataataaaaatgaaatggtctgtgctcgtatccgcataactcgaaaatggATGGAtggtttttttcatttctttagcAGTTACGATCgatatagtttccgacgggtttatatgatatttccttatgcgaaaattacgagtaaggttAAGTAAGTcaggaaaaactaaaataaagatttgtatgaaaatttcgtatgggcagttcacaacgcgcattttcgcctactatgcaggacaacgtctgccgggtccaCTAGTAGTTTATAAATCTGATACCCAAgaataatttcaaagcctaaagattttttcaggACTTTGAAAAGCCTAAACAAGAAGTTCAAGCTACCAACCAAAAAAATCACGATTTTTCTGGATGGAATATCCAAAGTTTATGCAGTTCCAAATGTTTAAATTGTCATCAAAATATATATTGGAAAATTCTTAAGCATTTATCTGAGCAGATGTCGATAGACCATTCATTTTACTCCTTACGGAAACATTACggaaaataatatttctatgGTGGATCtcttacacacttagtttttatttctgcagcttggCAAAAATCCGCGCAGCGGTGTGCCCAGCTAAAAGACAGAAATCTTGGCAAGTCCATTGcagtattgtcggcgtagcaccaaattagaattcggaagtctggacttccgaaccgaactttcttccgaagttttatctgtcaaactaattgatgcgttgtttagcgcatctttaggcgaatccagcgcactacttccgaagttgggtaagttgcctgtatctggagaaaaatccaacctCGGTATAAAAAGCTAGtactttattccggatagacaatatcaaTTAGAGATGAGAATTTCTccattttaattcaaaaataaatatttttgttttatttttcaaactataTAGGtgtttgttataaaaaaaaaagctgaaaaattgtttgtttttggGTATGCACTAATGAGCATTAGAGCAAGCCCTCGCTCACTAATGATTTCCCCGAAACAACaggaaatgtattttaaattaaaaagacCAATCTGAATATTCAACAGTTTAAAATCTCTTTTTTAAAAACTGTTAAACTCTACGCTTATGCAATTAATGAAGTGTAaagtttaacaattttcaaaagagGTTTGAAACTCAGCAGTCAGTTATTGACTTTGTGAATAATTTAGATTCACAATCCGTTGTGCCCATCCTGCTTGCATTACTATATCATAATTTACCAATTACCATTACCAATCATAAACTGTGACACGAAACCCCTTCAATTAATCGCTGTTGAAAATCTAATGAAAACACCGAGACTCACAACATGTGCAGGAAACGCGCACCGGTGCCAGTCATGACCAATGACTGCTCTGGAAATCTGTTGAACGACTGAGCAGAATTGGCTGCTACGTGAAAGGAGCACTTTGAGCACATTGTTGAATGGACAATTGGACAGAGAGGGCACAAACAGAATCAGAAAGAAAATGAAGGACAAGCAATGGAGCCACCAACTGTAAGCGTAATGAGAAAGGCTGTTCAAGAACTAAAGAACGATAATGCCGCTCAAAGTTGGGAGCGACCGACTGAACGAAAAAATCCATCAAGTGATTGAAATGATTTGGGAGGAAGAAGAAATGCCTTTGAGCTGGCTTGATGGTCTCATATGTCCTATCTACAAGAAAGAGCACAGAATCGACTGTGTTAAATTTCGAGGTATAACACTCCTAATACCGTATACAAGGTAATCTCCCAAACTCTGTTATGCAGACTACGTCCGTTTGCGGAAAGCTTTGCCGGCGAATATCAAAGCGGTTTTCGAGAAGAACGATCAGCAACACTCCAGATGTTTACTCTgtgacaaatccttgataaattccgggaatacaacttgcgGACTTATCATCTGTTTGTAGATTTTAAGCCAGCGAACGACTCAGACTCTTAGactacgttcagattatgagctatatcacttgatatagagcatcttgacatcagtgtttgtacatctagttttcactggaaataatgcacatggcatctcatgtcaagattcgctatatcaagtgatatagctcataatctgaacgaaCTATTACTTATTTTCTGACTTAAACTCAAATTAATCTTTAAAGTGACagttgagaattttcaaataaccctgcttgcaGTGCAAGATTACTTTCGACAGATATCGAATAATTCTTGGTAGATATCTTATTCGAATTGTAGGgaagcaccagccattcttatgatcggattttttttttaatttccgacAGAATTTAATCAGTTAGCAAATAATGCTAGTACATGACTTTTCGACAAAGCTTATTAGACTGATTCGTGCGAAATCGAGCATCAGAATATCTGGTGAGGGGCTGTTAAAAAATTACGTCCATGGTTTGAGGGGGGAGGGCGGTATAAAATTTgggacagtttgtgacagggggagggaggggggttaTCGCCTTGTGTTACGTCCAACAAGAAAAAGTAGGGGattgaaaattccgaaaaacgatggacgtaattttttaACGATCCCTGAGACATCCGATTTGTTCGAGACGTtggatggattgaagcagggcgaTACGCTCtctaaggctctgtctcatttggataattaaacttaaaagtgacatttcaataattatcaaataaccctgctcgcagggcaagattacttttgacagatatcgaatcattttgcatcgatgtcttattggaactgctgggcagcaccagccattcttattaccgggttatttgctaattttcgaactgtcacttttaaatttaattctccaaatgagacagaccctaaggggccgtacactaattacgtaagcattttttctgggtttttccatcccccctccccccatgtaaaatttttcccatacaaatcaatttttatttatatggagcgtaagaaaatggccaaAAAAAGGCCTacataattagtgtacggcccctaatctgttattcaacatagctctggaaggtgcttctgaagatttttttgtctttattaaggagactttcagcccgaggctggctcgtctccggcatTTGAAGATCTGTTGTGCAATTGAACGGAACCATCATCAACAAGTCTTACATGCTCCTtggttttgcggatgacatcgacATCATTGGTGTAGATCGCAGAGCAGAATAGGGCTGATCATAAAGTCTGTCCAAGCTAAGTACCTGGGGGCTGGCAGAGAACGGGGCAGACCAAATGGTGTTGGTCCCGAGGTAGATATGAATGGGATTTGATTTGAGGTTttggcagcggaggagatgactacgtcagttcagcggacgatggaagccaaccagtccccaccttgagggaagttaaggatgctatccaacagctaaagaccaataaagcagctggtaaggatggtatcggagctgagctcatcaagatggggccggaaaagctagccacttgcctgcacaaattgataatcagaatctgggaaactgaacagctaccggaggagtggaaggaaagggttatatgccccatctacaagaaaggcgacaagctaaagtgcgatcaccatccttaatgccgcctacaaagtgatatcccagatcatcttccgtcgtctgtcaccattagtgaatgagttcgtggggagttatcaagccggcttcgttgacggccgctcgacaacggaccagatctttactgtacggcaaatccttcaaaaatgccgtgaataccaggtcccaacgcatcatctgttcgttgatttcaaggcggcatacgacagtatagaccgcgtagagctatggaaaattatggacgagaacagctttcctggaaagtagggacgttccgatacttccgatatatcgaatatcgatatttttgtttcgatatccgatatttttgtatcgatattttgctttcaatatatcggtcatatcgatatttttgctttcgatatcgatatattgaatcaaaagaaagtaacacaaaaataacaattgcattgtattttgtgagaaaaaatacttcaaaatggATCTGAAATGTCGTATTTTTAATGAAGATTTTTCTCGGTAGCGCGGATGGTGTGAGGTGTGCGCTGCCATCACAATTTTGGCAACCAGACACTTTACATTGACGCGTCCTTGTGCAACGTCTGTCATGCCGCTAGTCCTTGAATCCTTACgggaattaaattaaatattcgatttgataaattggataaataAACTTTAGAAATTAGGAAGAGATTCGTGGAAATGAGAATTTGGAAGAATtggaaaacaaatgaaaatttcctccCGAAACTCAAAAGAATACCCCGTAAGAATTAAAGAGAATTTCCCTAAAATATGTCTAAgaattttcagatgaaaattttgaattttatctgattgaaatttttgcgttAATTTTGAAGAATGTCCGGAAAAAATGAAGAGAATTTCCTGCCAAAATTCCAGGGAATTTCATATGAATCAAAAAGATagtttctcgtgaaagttttagataattttcttttttaaattaattatataagaatgtattttttcgtgaaaattctgaatatttaattaaatttaaaaaaagcttacgtgaaaattctgaagagagaATCTTCTGTTGTTAAGAATCAGAATAACCCGAAtagaaatatagaaaaaatgtCAGTGGAATTTCGGCAAATTTCTCAAAACTCCAGTTGATTTTTTCAAGCGAACGGAAAACAGTGAGGTCAGTATCATGTTTGGGTCCAGGGTAGACCTGCACTATCTGGTTTTCGAGGAATATGCGCATTCGGTCAGTGTGAAGGGAGACTGGCGATTGGCGGTCCAAGAACGAACGAACCGTCATCATAGGCAGGTAGGTAAGTTGCCATGGCAGGTGGTGCTATTTCGATCGTTCTGGAACGCTTATAATCCGGTATCGACTCCGCTAGCCGTAAGCCAACGACTAGTAAAAACATTGATCCCTCGAAATAACAGGGAGAAAGGTTGGAAGAAGCAGTTTATTCGCACAGTGTACAGAGGAAAAATGCAGAAGTTCTGACACGTAGACAGAATGTCAAACAATAGCCAACCAAGTGAAAAGATTATGGATAGTGATCCAACAGATACATTGAGACGAAGTACAAAATGTTCCAGATAGTTCGATCGGGTGGAAGAATATTCTCAACAGCTATGGACCGAGTGCAATACCAACAGCCTTAGACGTACAGCACATGCCACTTGGTATTTCAATATACATATGAATGGAAGAGCCACTTATACCATATTTCAAAGCGCACGAACCTAGAACCTAATGCACAAAGGGGCTTCTCGATCAAATCGAATAACAAATTCAACACAGTATCacttttcataatttttcatatttttaaaagaatgtaTCTTTCGATTCATTGCTTGTACATGTGAAtggtaaaaaaaactaaatctaGAGCAAATGATATTGTTAAAACTTACATTGAACTTCAGCGTACTGTACACGGTTCCCGTTGGAATAGCTTCCACGACCACCAGCTTCTCTTCCATCGTTGTTAGCCTCTTCAGCGTCTTCGATCGTCATGTGCGGAACGCCATTGTCGTGATCAACGCTATAGCTGCCGTCACTGCTGTGGTGATGATGATGCTCCTGTCCTTGCGGATAGTGAAGAGGATGATGGTGAGAATGGTGGTGGTGTTGGTGTTGATGCTGTTGGTTGCCTTTAATGTAATTCGGACCATACGGGAACTGAttatgctgctgctgttgcagaTGATGCTGGTGGTGCTGGTGGCTAAGGTTGTTACTGTTGTTGTAGTGAACGTGATAGTTGTTAACCTTTCGGAACGGATTCGCCTGTCATGAGCAAACCACCTCGGTAGCGGTCTGTGGCGGCTGTTGTGGTACGGGATTAGCTGTTTGCGTCGTGGTCAACGAAGTCTGTGCAGTGGTCGTCTGTAATTGTGTGCCTCCGGCACTGGTTGCTTCGGATGATGAATCATCCAGCAGTAATGTCGCGTTGGTCGACGACACGTTATCGTTATGGTTCGTATGGTTATAGTTCGTAGATGGTTCCGCTGCGACGAAATCGACGTCCGGTGTGGCAGTATTGCTGCTGTTATTGTTAGGGATCTCGTTACTACTAACGGAGTTGTTGTTAGTTGTGTTCAGAGACGCTACCGAGGTGTTGGTAAGTTTTGCTGCAGACAACGAACCCGCTCCTTGCGAGGATTGCGACGAAGACGACGATGACTGCGAGGACGTGTTCGACGGAGACTGTTCAAACTGAAATGAGATGTGTTACGCGGGTGGGATAcaaaaaaggaataaagaaacAGGGAGAAAAAAAGGGAAAGAATCCACacatatttttgaataaaaacaaaacgaCGCAATTGGATTGAGTAGTTCTGAGGTGAGTCCCAATTGGAAGTACGCGAAAACCACATATACCGGCAGGGTTAAAGGAACAAAAAACTCGATCTAAAGAAAGGATACGGAAAGTACGAGGGATTACGAGTCACTCACAGAATCGTTCCTTCCTTTCTTATTGACTATCCCCTGAAGATGTTCAGAGGAATGCCGCTTTCGGAGTGTGGTGCCACCACCGCCGCCGCTGGTGTTGGCGGCTGCAGCAACCGCCGCTATACTGGATAACGAAAGACCCGAGTCGGAATTTTTGCGTTCCCGTTTGAGCAAGTTCGGATCCAGATACTGGCTCAGTTGCTTTCGCCGGACGTGGCGCGCTTCAATTTTCATACCGTCTTTGAGAAGTTTGATATGCACCTAGAAATAGTAGAACAAAAATATGGATTTATTAGAATACCACATTTGAATGTAAAATAGATTATTCGACTTACAGCATGTTTGTGCACGGAATCGGTAAAGCTCTGTATGCTCTCCGTTAAATCTACGTTCAAATTTTCCGATCGTTCGAACTCCAATCCGATAAACCACAAAGAACACAGCGTGGTGGTCCTGCCACCATCGCTGTCTCTTGTACGCTCCGTTTGATTCTGTTCGTGTTGTTCGAAACACTTGGGATTTACATGGGCCAGATTGATATGCTGGTTACGTTCCAAGTTTAGAATCAGATACCGAATCTTAGACTCTACCAAACCACACCATTCCAGGTGATCATCAGCATTGTTCGAGGTCACCAATAGTACAATGAAATGCCGGTACTTGAAGAAGAAACTCGGCGCCTCGAAGAGCTTGTCCCAGCCGGCCTTACTAAGCATAATTTCGTCGGTGATTTGCATCCCGCGGTTGAACTCATTCAACATGACCTTCCTGGTCGAGCTGGACACGTTGAATGTGGAATTCTGTTGTGGATAGGCCGGCGTAATGATCGGCATCAAATGGAACCGGTCCTGCACATTAACTCGGGGATCCCATACCTGGAATCCCAGATTCACAGTGTCGGGTTGCTTGAGAAGCACTGGCTGTGGCCACTTCCAGCGGGAAAATACTAAGAAAAACTTATGCACCAATGTAGCAGCTACCGCATTTGGGTACAACTGACACGTTCTCGCGACCAACATGGCCCACGACACACCACCAAAATATCCCAGAGAATTTGAGTAGATTCCAtgttctgcaaaaaaaaacaacaacttattaaaatctttaattaatattcaatttgaaaaacataCTTTTAGCCCACAACTTTATCGCCCGTAGTGCCAGTCGGAAGTTGTCGATGTTGGGAACCAGCCGCAGTATTTCGTCCGTCACTCGACACCCGTTCAAGCTTCGAACCGACTTTGGATCTAGATTCTTCAGTAATTTATCGTCGCGCAGATCGAAGTTGTCCGGAATTTCTTTGAGCGCCAATCGTGCAAACAATAAATCGATTTCGATTCCATCAAAATTCATCTTTATTACAGGTACAAACGCCTCCTCTACGGCCCGGCACTCGGTCACTTCCGGCTGCTTTTTCAGCAGTTCGAAAAATGACCCGAAATAGTCTGATCGTTCGATGTTCCGCGGAGCTACGCACAACGCGTCAATATCCGCTCCTTTATGGTGCACTCCCAATCGATACGATCCGAATGTGTAAATTTTCCCACCCAGCTTCTCGGCTAACGATTCTGGCATGTTCTTCGATATAGAAACATCTCTCACCCACTGCTTAACGAGTGTGTTCAACTTCGCTAGGATTTCCATTCGATGGTTGAGCTCTGATTCTTCCTCAAACACATTGTACGGCTCGAGCGCTTTTCCCAGTTCCGTTGTCTTTTGAATGTCTTCCGGTTTCGGCTCTGCCAAACTGATGGCCGAAGTCATTCCAAGGGTTTTGGACT
The nucleotide sequence above comes from Armigeres subalbatus isolate Guangzhou_Male chromosome 3, GZ_Asu_2, whole genome shotgun sequence. Encoded proteins:
- the LOC134223982 gene encoding poly(A) polymerase type 3-like, whose translation is MWSASNGGGGGGSSTTTNSTQSKTLGMTSAISLAEPKPEDIQKTTELGKALEPYNVFEEESELNHRMEILAKLNTLVKQWVRDVSISKNMPESLAEKLGGKIYTFGSYRLGVHHKGADIDALCVAPRNIERSDYFGSFFELLKKQPEVTECRAVEEAFVPVIKMNFDGIEIDLLFARLALKEIPDNFDLRDDKLLKNLDPKSVRSLNGCRVTDEILRLVPNIDNFRLALRAIKLWAKKHGIYSNSLGYFGGVSWAMLVARTCQLYPNAVAATLVHKFFLVFSRWKWPQPVLLKQPDTVNLGFQVWDPRVNVQDRFHLMPIITPAYPQQNSTFNVSSSTRKVMLNEFNRGMQITDEIMLSKAGWDKLFEAPSFFFKYRHFIVLLVTSNNADDHLEWCGLVESKIRYLILNLERNQHINLAHVNPKCFEQHEQNQTERTRDSDGGRTTTLCSLWFIGLEFERSENLNVDLTESIQSFTDSVHKHAVHIKLLKDGMKIEARHVRRKQLSQYLDPNLLKRERKNSDSGLSLSSIAAVAAAANTSGGGGGTTLRKRHSSEHLQGIVNKKGRNDSFEQSPSNTSSQSSSSSSQSSQGAGSLSAAKLTNTSVASLNTTNNNSVSSNEIPNNNSSNTATPDVDFVAAEPSTNYNHTNHNDNVSSTNATLLLDDSSSEATSAGGTQLQTTTAQTSLTTTQTANPVPQQPPQTATEVVCS